The proteins below come from a single Micropterus dolomieu isolate WLL.071019.BEF.003 ecotype Adirondacks linkage group LG05, ASM2129224v1, whole genome shotgun sequence genomic window:
- the gabra5 gene encoding gamma-aminobutyric acid receptor subunit alpha-5 → MGDGMCYSSAMRRLWVCVLLASITCRLSLSQDVTGTPKEAELNDNITIFTRILDGLLDGYDNRLRPGLGEKVTEIKTNIFVTSFGPVSDTEMEYTIDVFFRQSWKDERLCFKGPMEMLPLNNLLASNIWTPDTFFLNGKKSIAHNMTTPNKLLRLKDDGTLLYTMRLTISAECPMQLEDFPMDAHACPLKFGSYAYPVSEVVYTWTQGAAKSVVVAEEGSRLNQYHLIGQTAGTEDINTSRGQYTVMMAHFYLKRKIGYFVIQTYMPCFMTVILSQVSFWLNRESVPARTVFGVTTVLTMTTLSISARNSLPKVAYATAMDWFIAVCYAFVFSALIEFATVNYFTKRSWAWDGKKAMEAQQPKKKDPLALSKKPNNTCSAGVNYTTNLTKDSSISTISNSTAVQLKPSETKAPDPKKTYNSVSKIDKMSRIVFPVLFGTFNLVYWATYLNREPVIKGVL, encoded by the exons ATGGGCGATGGAATGTGCTACAGCTCTGCAATGAGACGTCTGTGGGTCTGTGTCTTGCTTGCGAGCATCACCTGCCGTCTGAG CCTCTCCCAGGATGTAACTGGAACTCCCAAAGAGGCTGAATTAAATGACAATATTACCATCTTCACACGCATCCTGGACGGACTGCTGGATGGTTATGACAACAGACTCCGCCCTGGACTGGGAG AAAAGGTGACAGAGATCAAAACCAACATCTTTGTCACAAGCTTTGGTCCAGTCTCTGACACTGAAATG GAATACACTATTGACGTGTTCTTCCGTCAAAGCTGGAAAGACGAAAGACTTTGCTTTAAAGGCCCGATGGAGATGCTTCCCTTGAATAATCTCCTGGCCAGCAACATCTGGACTCCGGACACCTTCTTCCTCAATGGGAAGAAATCCATCGCACATAATATGACCACACCTAACAAGCTACTGCGGCTGAAAGATGACGGGACTCTGCTCTACACCATGAG ACTGACTATATCAGCAGAATGCCCCATGCAACTGGAGGATTTTCCAATGGACGCCCATGCTTGTCCCCTTAAATTTGGAAGCT ATGCGTATCCGGTCTCAGAGGTGGTCTACACGTGGACTCAGGGAGCAGCCAAGTCAGTGGTGGTGGCAGAGGAAGGCTCTCGGCTCAATCAGTATCATCTCATTGGTCAGACTGCGGGGACAGAGGACATCAACACCAGCCGAG GTCAATACACCGTGATGATGGCTCACTTTTACCTGAAGAGGAAGATCGGCTACTTTGTCATCCAGACCTACATGCCTTGCTTCATGACTGTAATCCTGTCACAGGTTTCATTTTGGCTCAACAGGGAGTCTGTGCCAGCACGTACTGTCTTTG GTGTGACCACAGTGCTCACCATGACCACTCTCAGCATCAGTGCTCGAAACTCGCTGCCTAAAGTGGCTTACGCTACTGCCATGGACTGGTTCATCGCAGTGTGCTACGCCTTTGTCTTCTCCGCCCTCATTGAGTTTGCCACAGTTAACTACTTCACCAAGAGGAGCTGGGCCTGGGATGGAAAAAAGGCAATGGAGGCCCAACAGCCCAAG AAGAAAGACCCTTTGGCTCTGTCTAAAAAGCCAAACAACACATGTTCAGCCGGAGTGAATTATACAACCAACCTCACAAAGGACTCCTCCATCTCTACCATTTCAAATAGCACGGCCGTTCAGCTCAAACCCTCTGAGACCAAGGCCCCAGACCCCAAAAAGACTTACAACAGTGTGAGCAAGATTGACAAGATGTCCAGGATAGTGTTCCCGGTGCTGTTTGGGACCTTCAACCTGGTGTACTGGGCCACCTATCTCAATAGGGAACCAGTGATCAAAGGAGTTCTGTAA